ACAACGCTTTCGATAACCACGCAAAAACGGCCTGGTGTCCGGGATGTGGAAATTTCGGCATTCTGGATGCCCTGAAAGAAGCCTTGGAACAGCTCGCTCTCAGTCCCCGTCAGGTAGTCCTCGTTTCTGGGATAGGCCAGGCGGCAAAAATCCCGCATTATCTCAACAGCAACGTATTCAATGGTTTGCATGGACGAAGCCTGCCCGTCGCCTTTGCTGTAAAATCCGTTAATCCGGGTTTAACAGTCATTGCCGAATCGGGTGATGGGTGTATGTACGGCGAGGGAGGCAATCACCTCCTACATGCGATCCGGCGCAATCCGGATATCACTGTGCTGGTTCATGACAATCAGGTTTACGGTTTGACCAAAGGACAGGCCTCGCCGACGTCCGAAGACGGTTTCGTAACCAAAACGCAGCCGCAGGGAAGCCTTTCGAAGGCGTTTAATCCTATGAGTTTTGCTATTTCGCAGAATACTGGTTTTGTAGCCCGGGGGTTTTCCGGAGACAAGGAGGGGCTTATCAAAATTCTCCGGGAAGCGATACTATGGAAAGGACTGTCGCTGGTCGATATTCTCCAGCCTTGTGTCACGTTTAACACGGTGAATACTTTCGGGTGGTATAAAAAAAGGGTCTATACCTTGGATGGCCACTATGACTCAACCAATCGGATCGGCGCTTTCGAGAAATCACTGGAATGGGGTGAACGAATTCCCCTGGGCGTTATCTACCGGCACGAACACCCGACGTTTCAGGACAAAATACGCGATACCTTTGGGGTGGACAATCTGGTATACCAGGGAAGGGATAGCCACCTGGTACTCGCAAACGAATGGTCTCGTTTTCGGTAGAAACCACGGATGGCTTAATTAAGGGGGACACTGCGCCGGCAAAACTACATGATCCGCTCCTCCTATCTCACAAAGTCGGAGGGTAAAAGGAGCGGATCGCTTTCACTTCATAAATTCCGGACACTTGACCACGGTGATGGGGATACAGGTCAACTTTATCACTTCGATGGTCACACTTCCCAGGAAGAGGCTGGCCAAGCCGGTTCGGCCGTGAGTTCCCAGGATAAGATGATCGACCTTGTTTTCTCCGGCATACCGTGTTATTTCCTCTGCTGGCTCACCGACTGCAACTTCCAGGACTGGTTCACTGATTTCTTTCGCCATCTCATACGTGGCTTGGATATATTGTTCCCGCATGGTGTTTTGAATCTGTCCGACTACGTTTTCCCAGGGATTTCCCGGTTGTGCGGTCAAGGCATTGACCTCGGCCATGGTTAACACGTGAAGCATGGTTATTTTTGCTCCGAAGTGTGCGGCAAAAAAAGAGGCTTGTTGGATTGCCAGATCGGAAAAAGGTGAAAAGTCGGTTGGTACAAGGATATGAGTAATGTTCAACATCTCTCTCCTCCTTTCTTGATTTCAAACGTGGGCGACTTCTCTTGGTTTTCCGGTACAAGCTTACTGTTATGTCACTTAAAAAGCAACGGGGTAAGTTGTTTCGGAGGGCGGAACTCCACTCCGGAGACAACGATTAGCTCTCTGGGAGATCCATGGGAGGCATTAATTTCCTGAATCATCATGAATCTGAACCGATATGGTACAATACCGACCGAAAGAGGGTGAAAAAAAGATGGGTATGGTAGTGGCAGGTCTCAAACAATTAAGGAAAAAAGTGGGATTGCGCTGGCGAATAGCCGCTTTCCATCGAGAAAGAAACCGGATGCTTGTTGATTTGGGACAAAGGACGTTTTCGATTTACCAGAAGGGTGAATTGCAGCACGAAACCCTCCGGAATGATTGCCGGGAGATCGAATCTTTGGGGCAGGAGCTGGAAGCAATGGAATATGAACTGATCAATCTTCAGCCCGGAGGGGCTTCACTGACCTGTTTTGCCTGTGGAGAGATTATGGGCTATGGCAGCCGCTTCTGTCCGCAGTGCGGTGAAAAAGTGACCGGAAGCTCTGTCTGCTCGCAATGCTATAAATCACTTCAGAAATCAAACCGCTTCTGTCCACAGTGCGGGACTCCGGTGGATAAAGATGAAGAGGCTGAATGATTGTGATTGAACGCTATTCGTTACCGAAAATGCGCTCGATATGGAGCGACCGTTACCGGCTTGATACTTGGCTCCGGGTAGAAATCGCCGTGCTTGAGTGCTGGCAGGAAAGGGGTTTATTCAGCCGAGAAATTCTGAATGAAATCCTTGACAAAATACGTATTTCGCCGGAACGGATGAGGGAAATCGAACAGACCACTCGTCACGATGTTATTGCCTTCCTTACCTCACTTTCCGAAAATCTGGGACCGGTATCCCGCTATCTTCATTTCGGG
The sequence above is drawn from the Atribacteraceae bacterium genome and encodes:
- a CDS encoding zinc ribbon domain-containing protein, with product MGMVVAGLKQLRKKVGLRWRIAAFHRERNRMLVDLGQRTFSIYQKGELQHETLRNDCREIESLGQELEAMEYELINLQPGGASLTCFACGEIMGYGSRFCPQCGEKVTGSSVCSQCYKSLQKSNRFCPQCGTPVDKDEEAE
- a CDS encoding universal stress protein, with translation MLNITHILVPTDFSPFSDLAIQQASFFAAHFGAKITMLHVLTMAEVNALTAQPGNPWENVVGQIQNTMREQYIQATYEMAKEISEPVLEVAVGEPAEEITRYAGENKVDHLILGTHGRTGLASLFLGSVTIEVIKLTCIPITVVKCPEFMK
- a CDS encoding thiamine pyrophosphate-dependent enzyme, whose protein sequence is MNNAFDNHAKTAWCPGCGNFGILDALKEALEQLALSPRQVVLVSGIGQAAKIPHYLNSNVFNGLHGRSLPVAFAVKSVNPGLTVIAESGDGCMYGEGGNHLLHAIRRNPDITVLVHDNQVYGLTKGQASPTSEDGFVTKTQPQGSLSKAFNPMSFAISQNTGFVARGFSGDKEGLIKILREAILWKGLSLVDILQPCVTFNTVNTFGWYKKRVYTLDGHYDSTNRIGAFEKSLEWGERIPLGVIYRHEHPTFQDKIRDTFGVDNLVYQGRDSHLVLANEWSRFR